From one Halothece sp. PCC 7418 genomic stretch:
- the nuoH gene encoding NADH-quinone oxidoreductase subunit NuoH yields the protein MNSGIDLRTSFIESLKTFGVPPGAAKALWMPLPMFLMIIAATVGVLVTVWLERKISAAAQQRIGPEYAGPLGVLQPVADGIKLVFKEDITPAKSDPLLFTLGPVLVVIPVFLSFLIVPFGQNLIITDLGMGIFLWIALSSIAPIGLLMAGYASNNKYSLIGGLRAAAQSISYEIPLALSVLAIVMMSNSLSTIDIVEQQAGYGILGWNVWRQPAGFLIFWIAALAECERLPFDLPEAEEELVAGYQTEYSGMKFALFYLGSYVNLVLSALLFAILYLGGWEFPVPLSQMADWLGVSQDTPWLQVLTASLGITMTLVKAYFLVFIAVLLRWTVPRVRIDQLLDLGWKFLLPVSLVNLLLTAGLKLAFPAFFGG from the coding sequence ATGAATTCAGGAATTGATCTCCGAACAAGTTTTATTGAATCACTAAAAACCTTTGGGGTTCCGCCAGGGGCAGCAAAAGCCCTGTGGATGCCCTTACCGATGTTTTTAATGATTATTGCAGCAACCGTTGGTGTATTAGTCACCGTTTGGTTAGAACGGAAAATTTCTGCTGCTGCCCAACAGCGCATTGGCCCCGAATATGCAGGTCCTTTAGGGGTTTTACAGCCTGTTGCTGATGGGATTAAACTCGTCTTTAAAGAAGACATCACCCCAGCGAAATCTGATCCCCTGCTATTTACGTTAGGGCCAGTTCTGGTCGTGATTCCAGTATTTTTATCCTTTTTAATCGTTCCCTTTGGTCAAAACCTGATCATCACAGACTTGGGAATGGGAATCTTCCTCTGGATTGCCCTTTCTAGTATTGCCCCCATTGGCTTGCTGATGGCGGGGTATGCGTCTAATAATAAATACTCCCTCATTGGCGGACTGAGGGCTGCTGCACAATCCATTAGCTACGAAATCCCCCTTGCCCTTTCTGTCCTCGCGATCGTGATGATGTCTAATAGCCTCAGCACGATTGATATTGTGGAACAACAAGCAGGCTATGGGATCTTAGGCTGGAATGTGTGGCGACAACCCGCAGGATTTCTCATTTTCTGGATTGCTGCCCTTGCTGAATGTGAACGCCTTCCCTTTGACCTACCCGAAGCAGAAGAAGAACTGGTTGCAGGGTATCAAACCGAATACTCAGGGATGAAATTTGCCCTGTTCTATCTCGGTTCTTACGTGAATCTGGTTCTCTCCGCCCTGTTATTTGCCATTCTCTACCTCGGTGGTTGGGAATTTCCCGTTCCCCTCAGTCAAATGGCAGATTGGCTTGGAGTCAGTCAAGATACACCATGGTTACAAGTCTTAACCGCTTCTCTCGGGATTACCATGACTCTCGTTAAGGCTTACTTTTTAGTCTTTATCGCCGTCTTACTCCGTTGGACGGTTCCCCGGGTTCGCATTGACCAACTCCTTGATTTAGGCTGGAAATTCCTCCTCCCAGTATCACTGGTTAATTTACTGC
- a CDS encoding phosphatidate cytidylyltransferase, whose amino-acid sequence MSWSRLISAIIAITVALGMIILGGWYFTIGFCVIVFLGQLEYFQLVRAKGIAPAAKTTLVVSQLLLITPAIAPNLTDAMFPVAGSLICFYLLFLPKLSTIADIATSLLGLFYGGYLPSYWIRLRVGMDQDVETILPFNGYWPESWLDLASCPRGLTLTFLAFGCIWAADIGAYVMGKFLGKTRLSDISPKKTVEGAIFGFLGSIIVAVWGAWYLDWNLWWISGLCLGVMIGVSSLLGDLTESMIKRDAGVKDSGQLIPGHGGILDRTDSYVFTAPLVYYFVTLLLPLLDMTV is encoded by the coding sequence ATGTCTTGGAGTCGCCTTATTAGTGCTATTATCGCCATCACAGTCGCCCTCGGAATGATTATCTTGGGCGGATGGTATTTTACGATCGGATTTTGTGTGATTGTCTTTTTAGGGCAACTCGAGTATTTTCAGTTAGTGCGGGCAAAAGGCATTGCACCGGCGGCGAAGACGACATTGGTTGTTTCCCAGTTACTCTTGATTACCCCCGCGATCGCGCCCAACTTAACGGATGCGATGTTTCCAGTTGCGGGAAGTCTCATCTGCTTTTACTTGCTGTTTCTCCCCAAATTATCTACAATTGCTGACATTGCCACCTCTCTGCTCGGGCTGTTTTATGGCGGTTATTTACCCAGCTATTGGATTCGGCTGCGGGTCGGCATGGATCAGGATGTAGAAACCATTTTACCGTTTAACGGTTATTGGCCCGAGTCTTGGTTAGATTTAGCCAGTTGTCCCCGAGGACTGACCTTAACTTTTCTCGCCTTTGGTTGTATTTGGGCTGCGGATATCGGCGCGTATGTGATGGGTAAATTTTTAGGGAAAACGCGGTTGTCTGACATTAGCCCGAAAAAAACAGTGGAAGGGGCAATTTTTGGCTTTCTCGGCAGCATCATCGTCGCGGTTTGGGGAGCATGGTATCTAGACTGGAATTTGTGGTGGATCAGTGGTTTGTGTTTAGGGGTGATGATTGGGGTGAGCAGCCTGTTAGGGGATTTAACGGAGTCGATGATTAAGCGGGATGCTGGGGTGAAAGACTCGGGACAATTAATTCCTGGACATGGGGGAATTTTAGATCGCACGGATAGTTATGTGTTTACTGCACCGTTGGTGTATTATTTTGTCACCCTGTTATTACCGTTGTTGGATATGACCGTTTGA
- a CDS encoding efflux RND transporter periplasmic adaptor subunit: protein MQLPGMGKVQHPVRWVVGILAVGTFTVGTSVYVLSRNKQEYNWEALTVPVKQTNLQVTIEASGTVRPVQSVNISPKTAGRLEALYVEQGDRVEKGQAIAVMENDQFQAQLDRAQSNLAEAQARLAEAKAGSRIEEIEQARAGLEQAKARLAEAKARIPENIAQIQFQVESAQSRFDLAQDRLDRNRRLLTEGAIAQDRFDEVENEYRSAQATLAEARKRLQQAQKTDRPEVQRLEAEVAQARANLQQLERGTRKEEIDRLEAAVNAAKAQFREAQIQFEDTTVKAPFAGIITQKYATEGAFVTPTTSASSTAAATSTSIIALAEGLEILARVPEVDVTQLKKGQAVAVRPDAFPKEVFRGRVKLIAPEAVVEQNVTSFEVRIELQSGLEQLRSGMNVDVTFLGEELTETLVIPTVAVVTREGETGVIVVNEEEEAEFQPVTLGLTIENQTQVLEGLDERDRVFIDLPEELRRQTQLENS from the coding sequence ATGCAGTTACCTGGAATGGGTAAAGTTCAGCATCCAGTGCGTTGGGTTGTGGGAATCCTTGCTGTGGGAACGTTTACCGTCGGAACAAGTGTTTATGTCTTGAGTCGCAACAAGCAAGAATACAATTGGGAAGCGTTAACGGTTCCCGTCAAACAAACTAATTTACAAGTGACGATTGAAGCGAGTGGTACAGTGCGACCGGTTCAAAGTGTTAATATTAGCCCGAAAACAGCAGGACGTTTAGAAGCCCTGTATGTGGAACAAGGCGATCGCGTGGAGAAAGGTCAAGCCATTGCGGTGATGGAAAATGATCAATTTCAAGCCCAACTCGATCGCGCACAAAGTAATCTCGCAGAAGCTCAAGCCCGTCTCGCCGAAGCAAAAGCAGGATCGCGCATTGAAGAGATTGAACAAGCCAGAGCAGGTTTAGAACAAGCAAAAGCCCGTCTCGCCGAAGCAAAAGCCAGGATTCCCGAAAATATCGCTCAAATTCAGTTTCAGGTGGAGTCGGCACAATCTCGGTTTGATCTGGCTCAAGATCGCCTTGATCGGAATCGAAGGTTATTAACAGAAGGCGCGATCGCGCAAGATCGCTTTGATGAGGTGGAAAATGAATATCGCAGCGCCCAAGCAACCCTCGCCGAAGCCCGAAAACGCCTCCAACAAGCGCAAAAAACAGATCGCCCTGAAGTCCAACGCTTAGAAGCAGAAGTCGCCCAAGCCAGAGCCAATCTGCAACAATTAGAACGGGGAACACGGAAAGAAGAAATTGATCGTTTAGAAGCTGCGGTTAACGCTGCAAAAGCCCAGTTTCGGGAAGCGCAAATTCAATTTGAAGATACCACTGTCAAAGCTCCATTTGCAGGAATTATCACCCAAAAATACGCCACAGAAGGCGCGTTTGTTACACCGACCACCTCTGCTTCTAGCACCGCTGCTGCAACCTCTACCTCTATTATTGCCCTAGCTGAAGGTTTAGAAATTCTGGCGAGAGTCCCGGAAGTGGATGTCACTCAGTTAAAGAAAGGTCAAGCCGTTGCAGTTAGACCAGATGCGTTTCCTAAAGAAGTTTTTCGGGGAAGAGTCAAATTAATCGCCCCCGAAGCAGTGGTTGAGCAAAATGTAACCTCCTTTGAAGTGAGAATTGAGTTGCAGTCGGGGTTAGAGCAACTACGCTCGGGAATGAATGTGGATGTGACGTTTTTAGGGGAAGAACTTACTGAAACCCTTGTCATCCCAACGGTTGCGGTGGTCACTCGTGAAGGAGAAACAGGCGTGATTGTCGTTAACGAGGAAGAGGAAGCAGAATTTCAACCCGTGACCTTAGGCTTAACCATTGAAAACCAAACTCAGGTTTTAGAGGGCTTAGATGAGCGCGATCGCGTGTTTATTGATTTACCAGAAGAATTAAGAAGACAAACTCAACTAGAAAACTCTTGA
- a CDS encoding citrate synthase — MKVCEYQPGLEGIPAARSAISYVNGAEGILEYRGIRIEELATHSNFLETAYLLIWGQLPSPAELESFQQEVRYHRRIKYRIRDMMKCFPESGHPMDALQASAAALGLFYSRRALDNPEYIREAVVRLLAKIPTMVAAFQLMRKGNDPVQPRDDLDYANNFLYMLTEREPDPFAARVFDVCLTLHAEHTINASTFSAMVTASTLTDPYAVMASAVGTLAGPLHGGANEEVIAMLEEIGSVENVRPYVESAIENKQKIMGFGHRVYKVKDPRAVILQELAEKLFENVGYDQYYFIALELERVIEEKLGHKGIYANVDFYSGLVYRHLGIPTDLFTPIFAIARVAGWLAHWKEQLAVNRIFRPTQDYVGEHNRSYVPIEKR; from the coding sequence ATGAAAGTCTGCGAGTACCAACCTGGTTTAGAAGGAATTCCAGCAGCCCGCTCTGCAATCAGTTATGTTAATGGTGCGGAAGGGATTTTAGAGTATCGAGGAATTCGTATTGAAGAACTCGCAACCCACAGTAATTTCTTGGAAACGGCTTATCTCCTCATTTGGGGGCAATTACCCTCACCAGCAGAATTAGAGAGCTTTCAACAGGAAGTGCGCTATCATCGCCGAATTAAATATCGGATTCGGGACATGATGAAGTGTTTCCCTGAATCGGGACATCCCATGGATGCGCTACAAGCCTCAGCAGCAGCGTTAGGGTTATTCTACTCCCGTCGCGCCCTTGATAACCCAGAGTATATTCGAGAAGCAGTGGTTCGTCTCCTCGCGAAAATTCCGACTATGGTCGCTGCGTTTCAGTTGATGCGGAAAGGGAATGATCCCGTGCAACCGCGAGATGATCTCGATTATGCGAATAATTTTTTGTATATGCTCACCGAGCGTGAGCCTGATCCGTTTGCAGCGCGGGTGTTTGATGTTTGTTTAACCCTTCATGCCGAACATACCATTAACGCTTCTACGTTTTCGGCGATGGTGACAGCATCCACCCTTACCGATCCTTATGCGGTGATGGCTTCTGCGGTGGGAACGCTAGCCGGTCCGCTTCATGGTGGCGCAAATGAAGAAGTGATTGCCATGTTAGAAGAAATTGGTTCGGTGGAAAATGTCCGTCCTTATGTGGAAAGCGCAATTGAAAACAAACAAAAAATTATGGGCTTTGGTCATCGCGTTTATAAAGTTAAAGACCCCAGAGCCGTTATCTTACAGGAACTAGCAGAAAAACTCTTTGAAAATGTTGGCTATGACCAATACTACTTTATTGCCCTAGAATTAGAGCGAGTGATCGAAGAAAAACTGGGTCATAAAGGCATCTATGCCAATGTTGATTTTTACTCAGGCTTAGTCTATCGCCATTTGGGCATCCCCACTGATTTATTTACCCCCATTTTTGCCATTGCTCGCGTTGCGGGATGGTTAGCCCATTGGAAAGAACAATTAGCGGTGAACCGCATCTTCCGACCGACACAAGATTATGTCGGCGAACACAATCGCTCTTATGTCCCAATTGAGAAACGGTAA